The genomic DNA CCGGTTCGATCACCGTCGTAATCACATCGCGAACACCGTTTCCGTTAGTGTCAGCCAGCACCGTCAGTCCCGGCAGAGGTTGACGGGAGACGTCATTAAAAGCGGTTCCCCGGACACCGCCGAAAAAATTGTAGGTTCCCACGTGATCGATCCCCCGTCCGCTGAAGACCGTAGGAATCGGCGTGTACCCGGAAAGCTCACCGGCATAAAATCGCAGTGAATTTTGCGTTCGAAAATCCTCGTGAATGAATCCTGCAACCCACACATCGGCGGATCTACCGCTGGAATCTCCCAACCGGCCAACATAATACACGCTGTCAATCACGGCCTCGTCGATCGCGACAAAGGTCGAATCTGATTGCAGCGACAACTGTTTTGAAAGCTTCCCAATCACGGTCTGGCCATAGCCAAAGTAGTCGTGAATCGTTCCGATGGTAACCGAGTCGTGGATCGTCCATGAAGCCGCCGCCCCCGCGGGATCGATGATCCCATCGGCGTTGGTATCGATGTCATCCTGCGACACCGGAGGAATGTCCGATTGAATCAAAAACGCCGTAGCGGTGAAAACGGAAAAATCGCCCCCTTGATAGATTCCCGCAGGCAAACCGTCGAGATTAGTGGTCGCGCTGACCAACGCAGTGGCTTCTGGATCGATCGTAAACGAATGGTCCGACAGCGCGATCACGAGAAAGCCATTGCTACCGTAACGCTGCCCCGACAGGTCGAGTACCGTATCGATACGGCCTCCTAATACGTTTCCCGTGCTTTCGACCACCGTCACGTAGGTGCCCGCAGGAAGCACCGCGTTGGGCTCGCCACGCAGCTCCAAAAATTGATTGGTTGCAGCGGTCGAATACTCACTGATCACTCCCGCCAACAAATGGCGTCGCTCCAGTCCTTCGAAGCGTAATCCACGACGTCGTTTGGTCCGGGTGTTGAGCATGATGTGAAGACCCTATTCTTTAGGAAAGCTCGATGAGAATGAATGACGGGCCAGCGATAAGATGTGTATTAAGCTGCCCTTGGCATGATGGTAAGGGTTCCGATTTGCCGAGTCTACTGTTTTTGCTCAAAATCCCAGCGCGTTCAAATCAATCGACGCTGTCCCCCCGACAGCACTCCAAAGTACGACCGCAGCACGGCAGATGGTTTGTGAATTGATCGGTGATACGATGCTGATCGTCGGCACTTCGACAAGTCGTTGAACTTGTTCGAACGCCTCAGTCGCCGCTCCCGAGGTGCGTCGCGATCGTTTAAGATGATGCCATGAACGCATTGCAAAGCCTGACGTGGTCACTGGACGGTTGGATCATCGTCGCCGGGTGTCTGTGCGCGCTTTCGGCCGCTTTGCTCGGCAATTTCCTGGTCCTTCGCAAGATGAGCATGCTGGGCGATGCGATCACCCATGCGGTCCTTCCCGGTCTGGCTGCGGCCTTTCTGCTGTCGGGCAATCGCAGCAGCATCGCGATGTTTGTCGGGGCAGTGATCGTCGGCGTGCTGACGGCGCTCTTCAGTGAATGGATTCGAGGGTTTGGCAAAGTCGACGAGGGGGCGTCGATGGGGGTCGTCTTTACTTCGCTGTTTGCGCTCGGTCTGGTGATGATCGTTCAAGCGGCCGATCACGTCGATCTCGATCCGGGCTGCGTGTTATATGGCGCGATCGAACTGACGCCTTTGGATCTTGTCCGTTTCGGCGGCTTGGAAGTCCCACGCGTCGTGGCGGTCTTGAGTGTGGTGCTGTGCATCAACATCGCCTTTGTTGCGCTGTTCTATAAAGAGTTGAAGCTCAGTTCGTTCGACGCGTCGCTTGCGACCGCGTTGGGCTTCCGAGCTTCGTTGATTCACTATTCGCTGATGACATTGGTTGCGATCACCGCCGTAGCCAGTTTTGAGAGCGTGGGCAACATCTTGGTCGTCGCGATGTTTGTCGTTCCGCCCGCAGCGGCGCTGATGTTGACCGATCGGCTGTCGATGGTGATTTTGCTGAGCAGTCTAATCGCGATCGCATCGGGCGTGTTGGGGCATCTTTCGGCGCTGGTCGTTCCCGGTTGGTTTGGTTTCCGCAGCACAAGCACGTCGGGAATGATGGCGGTTGCCACGGGGCTGCTGTTTGTTGTGGCGATGCTGTTGGGGCCGCGGCACGGCGTGTTGGTGAAAGCTGTCCGGCGGCAGATGCTCAGCTGGCGGATCCTGGCGGAAGACGTGTTGGCGGTGATGTTCCGGATGGAAGAGCATCGCGACCATGTCGTGGCGACGGAAGCCCAGTTGGGCCCGCGATTGATGGCCGGTCCGTTCGCGACCGCCCTGTTGTTGCGGATGCATCAGGGGCGTGGCAACGTGCAACCGATCGATGCGGGATACCGATTGACCAAGCGAGGCCGAACCCAAGCGCGGTGGTTGGTCCGCAGTCATCGCTTGTGGGAACAATACCTGGTCGATGAAGCGGGAGTCGACACCGACCGGCTGCACGCCAAGGCGGATGCGTTGGAACATGTGACCGATGCGGTGATGGGGGACAAGTTGAATCGCGAGACCCGCGATACGAAAACCGATCCCCACGGAAGCCCGATCCCGCCGCTGGAACACTAGCCGACCAGTCGATCCGCATTGTGCGGAAGTCGGAATTCTGTCTCCGCGGCCAATCGTTGGCACGGCGAAGCAGCTCAAGCGATCAACGCATCGATCACCTTCCCACCGAATTGACTCAGCTGTTTAAAACGCCCGGCGTGATAGTAAGTCAATTTGTTGTCGTCCAAGCCGAGCAGTCGCAGCAGGGTGCAGTGAAAATCGCGGACATGGTGGACGTTTTCGACGGCAGTCATCCCCAGTTCGTCCGTTGCTCCGATTGTGTGTCCGGCATTGCATCCGCCCCCGGCCATCCAAATCGTCATCGCGTTGGGATTGTGGTCGCGCCCATAAGCTACGCCGCCACGCACCCCGTTGTCCGGTGTCCGACCGAATTCGCCGCACCACACGATCAATGTGCTCTCCAACAACCCGCGCTGTTTTAAGTCCTGGATCAGCGCGGCGATCGGTTGGTCGACGCCGCGGACCAAGTTGCCGTGGGCCCGTTCGATGTAGTCGTGGCTATCCCATGTGCCGTTGTAGAGTTGGACGAAGCGGACTCCTTTTTCGACCATCTTGCGAGCCAGCAGGCACTTGCGTCCAAAGGCATCGGTCGCCTCGCCACCGATCCCGTACGCGTCCAGCGTCTTCGCATCCTCTCCCGAAAGATCGATTGCATCGGGGACTTCCATCTGCATGCGGAAGGCCAATTCATAGCTTTCGATGCGCGCGTTCAGATCCTCGTGGCTGGGATGCTTCGCGGCATGGTCGGCGTTGAGTTTGTTCAAGAAGTCGAGATTCGCCCGCTGCCGCGCGGCGCTGACTCCAGCCGGCGGTTGCAGGTCGAGGATCGGCGATCCCTTGGGACGCAGCGGTGTCCCCTGATAAAAAGCGGGCAGGTATCCGTTGCTCCAATTCGCCGCGCCACCCTGAGGATACGACACTTCGGGTAGCACGAGGAAGCCAGGCAGGTTTTGGTTTTCGCTGCCCAGCCCATACGTCACCCACGCTCCGAGTCCGGGATCGCCGCCAAAGCGATTGCCGCAGTTCATTTGATACATTGCCGTCGGGTGGTTCACGCTGTCGACTTGGCACCCGCGATAAAAGCACAAGTCATCGGCCAGCTTGGAGAGATGCGTCCAGTTGTCCGCCATATCCGCTCCGCTTTCCCCATGCTTGCTGAAACGGAATGGACTCTCGACGTAATACCGTTTGCCGCTCTCCATCGCCGACTTTTGCTCCCCTTTACGAGTGAATTCCTTCAAGTGGAATTTGCTCAGCGCCGGCTTAGGGTCGAAGGTATCGATGTGCGAAGGTCCCCCCTCCATCATCAGGAAGATGCAGTTCTTTGCCTTCGCCGGAAAATGTCCCGCCTTGGGAGCAAGAGGCGCCGCAGCGTCGCCGTTCCCACGGGCATCGTCGAAAGTCACCGCAGCTGCGGCGATGCTGCCCAGGGAGGTTCCCAGTCGGAAGATACTTTCGCGGCGATTGATCGAATGCATGGTTGAGTCCAACGATTTGAAGCAATACCAGTTCGAAACGCAAGCGAGCGACTACCTCGAAAATACCAGCACGACGCGCAAGTTTTGATGTTGCGCGTCGATGGGGGTGCTAGTGAGAATGGTGTTGCAGAAAGAGGTGAGACCTCCTGAGTTTATGAGTTACCACACAAACAAATCCCAGGAACTCACCGATGGCAATCATGGAAGATTCCCTCCTCGCAATCAAGTCGTTTATGCCGACTACGCAGGTTTCTGTTCACTTCCGAAGCATGCTGCTGCGATTCTTGATTGCGATTCTTACGCGGCACGGTCGAATCGAGTGGTGCTTCAAAGAACTCAAGAGCACGCTGGGAATGAACCAGTGCAGCTTCAAAGATTTCGCGGCGGTCGAGAGCTGGATGGGGGTTGTGTTGATCACGTTCTACTATCGCGAACACCAGCGGCTTCAGCGACAGCTAAAAAACAACCACGGACTCCGCACACTGAGGAAACGTTACCCTGAGCTTTTATTTCAGGAATACCGGTGCAGCGCCTGATTAGAGCAGCCATCGGTGCAACATCGGAACTTGCGTTTCGTGCTGGTATTGGTTTTGCCGCAAAGCGAGTTCTATCAGCTCCCGACGCGCGTGGCATTTCAGTGGAGTGCCAACATCGTGTCGAACGAATCTACCGATTGCTTTGGCGGCGGGAATTGGCGTCGCCGGCGCCAGGTGCTGTGTGAAGCTTTGCGCAAAAGTCAGTTTGGCGTTACGAGAGGCTCATTCCTGTTTCTGCCAAGTAAAGACGCGAAGCGGCGGTAGGTTTAGTAACACATATTCGACGGTGGGTGCACCGAAATAGGGTTTCGCATACGTCGCCACATGGCTTCGCAATTGGTAGGCGATGAAGGTTCCACCCACCGGCAGCGTGCGGTGAATCGCCCGGACGATCGATGAGGCACTGGCCGCGTCGATCGATGAAAATGGGATGCCCGACACGATCAGGTCGGGAGAACTGAATTCGTGCATTAGGAGAATGCGTTCCAAACCAACAACATCATCTTCCGCCACGGTCAGTCGGGGGTCGCCTAGCGATTTTAGCGGATCGATGAAGCCCGCGGTCTTCTCGATCGCGAGCACTCGACAATGTGGTGACGCATTGTCCAGCAGACTTTGCGTCGTGCCTCCCGTTCCAGGCCCTAAGTCGACGATTCGTCGCGCTTGATGAACGCAACAGCGCTGTGCGATCTGTCGGGTCAGGAATGGGAAGCTAGGAACGACCGAAGCGACTTGCGCCGGGTTCCGCATCCATTCTCGCGAAACCGCGATCACGCGTTTCCAATAATTGGGACGTGGGTGGCGTGGTAGGCACGCGACTGGGTTCGTCATGGCGTCACGATTGGGTAGCAGATCAAGGAGGTGGAACGACAACGCGGTGGGCTCGCGTTTTGACGTCCTCTACGCGATTTGTGTGCCAAACAGGTCAAGCATGTTGAGTCACACCACCGACCATAGGGATGTCAGGATTGGATCCACGCGGCTGGCGGCGGTAGCGCAATGACCGTTCACGCCGCGCAAGACGTCACGGTTTCCAATGGGCACTCGCCGCCGCCACATTCCCTCGACACCGAATCGCTCGGGACGCCCTCATCGGCGGTCGAGCAATTGCCGGTGCAGGAGCGCGTTATTGCGACGCTGCGGCGAACGCGGCCTGCGGCGCGGCTGGATTTTCACGATGGATCTGTTCAAAATCACCGCGCAAGGCCTTCAACGCATAGCGTTCCTCGTTGATCTCGGCCGATGTACGGAAGCCCATCCTGCGGAGGATTGGCAGTGGCGGACACCAGCCTTGGACGGCGTGCTGGAACAGGAAGGCGGTCACTGCGGCGGGAAGGATCAGCCAGCGACGATCAACGGACGCCGCCATCATGACGCCCGAGAAGGCGAGTGCCGAAGCGTTACACTCCAACGCGCGTTCGATATCCCACTCGTGATCCAATTCATCGAGCCGCTGGGAAATTTCTTGGTGGGATCGCTTTGAAAAGTGAGCGATCCGTTCGCGGGTCTGCTGGGCGATCTGACGATTGACTGCGTCGCAAGTGTGGCTGGCGACACGGCGGTTAGTAGCGGGCAACATGAGAGATTCCTTTTGTTGGAGGGGCGAACATAAAAATCAGGTACGTTCGCTGCGACGGTAGGTTGATGGGCGTACTAGGCTGATTCCGTATCGCGCATGTTGGTCGACCACCTGCCGCTATGATGTCGCGATCCTCTTTACGACCATGGAATCTTGACGCGTCGCGATATGCTTGGCGTCAGCCGTCGGTAAATCTCGGTCGTTCAAACACGCATCAGAGTCTGAAAGCTTGGACACCGCGTCCAATTTCCAAACCGAACAGCACAATTTGGATCTTTACCATCAGCCGTCGCAGACTCACGGTGTTGACAAATCGATGCAAGTACCGCGCCAGTTCCAAATTCCGGCACGACAAATGCCATGCAATTTGGGCAGTCTTTACCGGTCGTGTTGTCGATGCGATCGGTTCGTTTTGCCCCCGAATCCCAAGCATAAGGAATACGAACAATGGCAAGCCAGGACAAAAAGACGAAGGCAACCCGCGAAGAACTGCGCAACGAAGATCCCATCACCGGAGCCGCGGGCTCCCATCCGGTTGGCACCGGCGTCGGTGCGGCGATCGGTGGTGCCGCTGCCGGCGCCGCGGCTGGTGCCGCAGGGGGACCTGTCGGTGCGGTGGCCGGGGCAATTGTGGGAGGAGTCGCGGGCGGATATGCCGGCAAGGCAGTCGCGGAGAATGTCGATCCCACGGTCGAAGCGGCCTACTGGGAATCCGAATACCGCAATCGACCTTACGTGAAGGAAGCCTATGAATACAACCACTACCAGCCTGCGTATCGAGCCGGCTGGGAGGCGTATGAATCCGAGGGAACGGAAGATTTCGCGACGCGCGAGGCGATTGCCCGCCAGCGTTGGGAGAACGAAGGAGGCGCCGCCCACATGAGCTGGGAGGAAGCGCGTCCGGCAGCGGAGGATGCATACACACGCGTCAATACGCGAGTCCAACCACGGGCGAACAAGCCACGCTAACGCCGGCACTTGGCCGACGATAGTTCAGTGGTTCGGCAGTACCGATCGCCAGCAGGGTAAGACCTGATGCTGGCGATCGACGCACCGTTTAGACGTGTTGTTGTGGCGAGCTTTCGAAGCGTGACCGTTGGCGTAAAAACTATCGAACATGCGTGATCGACACGCCACAAGCGTCCACGAGACCTATCCATTAATGATCTCGCCGCCATTGGGATGCAGCACTTGCCCGGTCATATAAGACGCATCGTCGCTCGCTAGAAAGACGTAGCATCCACCACATTCGAAAGGTTGTCCGGCACGCCCCATCGGGGCATCGCTGCCAAACTTGGCGACTTTCTCCGCGGGAAAGGTTGCTGGGATCAGCGGGGTCCAGATGGGACCGGGTGCGACAGCGTTCACTCGGATTCCGTCGTCGACCAGGTTTTGGGAGAGCGAGCGCGTGAAGCTAACGTTCGCCCCTTTGGTCGCGGAGTAGTCCAATAAACCGGGGCTGCCCCGGTACGCAGTCACCGAAGTCGTATTGATGATCGAACTGCCGCGATGTTTGCGGAGATGAGGCACGGCGGCTTGGCAGCAATAAAACATGGAAAAAAGGTTGGTTCGAAATGTTTTTATCAGTTGCGATTCCTTGATTGCGGACAGTTCTTTTTGAGGATGCTGTTCGGCTGCGTTGTTGACCAGCACATCCAACCGACCGAAATGCTTCGCGGTCTTCGCGACTGCCGCTTCGCAGAACGCTTGATCGCCGATATCTCCGGCAATCAACAGGCACTTGCCCCCTGCACTTTCGACCCGACGCTTCGTTTCCTCGGCATCCTGATCTTCGTTGAGGTAGACGATCGCCACATTCGCCCCCTCGTGTGCGAATAGTATCGCCACGCTGCGGCCGATTCCACTGTCGCCCCCCGTAATCAACGCCACTTTCCCCTTCAGCTTGTCGCTGCCGACGTAATCCTCGCGAACGCTGACCGGTTCGGGCGACATGCGGTGCTCGTCGCCGGGTTGGTGCGATTGAGATTGAGCGGGTCGTTGTGTCTCATCGTTGGATTCGCCTTGTGATTTTGACTTGTTTGCCATCGGATCGCCTCAAAACGAGCGGGTCGGAAAGTGGGTATGAGCAACGGCTTGCGGAACAGCAAGTTGCGCGCCCGATTCTCGGGAGGGCATTGGATGAAAAATCGCCCAACACACGATTCGGTTCCCCGTACCCAAATCGGGTTCGATTCGCGATGGAACGGAGTTTGCTTACACGCAACGGAGTGATTTCGTATCCGACCCATCCCTTCCCCCTCAACCCACAGGGCATCCCACGTGGCAAAAAAAGCTAATCGATCCTCGGCAACCGATTCGAACACCGGCAACGGAGGTGAACTGCATCAGACGAGCCAAGGCGATGGTCGGTTAACGACCAACCAGGGCGTTGCGGTGTCAGATGATCAGAACACGCTGGCTGTTGGGCCGCGCGGTCCGCAATTGCTCGAGGACTTCATTCTGCGAGAGAAGATCACCCACTTCGATCACGAACGGATTCCCGAACGCGTTGTCCACGCCCGTGGGTACGCAGCCCACGGCTACTTTCAATGTTATGAATCGCACGGCCATTTGACGAAGGCATCCTTCCTGCAAGACCCATCGGTGAAGACGCCCGTCTTCTGTCGCTTCTCAACCGTTGCGGGCAGTGAAGGGTCTCACGATACCGCCCGCGACGTTCGCGGGTTCTCCGTCAAATTTTACACCGACCAGGGGAACTACGATCTGGTGGGTAACAACATCCCCGTCTTCTTCATCCAAGATGCCATCAAATTCCCCGACTTGATCCACGCGGTGAAACCGGCCCCGGACCGTGGATTCCCCCAAGCCCAGTCGGCGCACGATTCCTTTTGGGACTTCGTTTCGCTGACACCCGAATCGATGCACATGTTGATGTGGATCATGTCCGACCGAGCGATCCCACGATCGTTTCGAATGATGGAAGGTTTCGGTGTTCATACTTTCCGGATGATCAACACCGAGGGCCAGTCGAATTTTGTCAAATTCCATTGGCGTCCAAAGCTTGGGACGTTTTCATTGATCTGGGACGAAGCGGTCAAGATCGGCGGAGCAGATCCCGATTTCCATCGCCGCGATCTTTTCAATGCGATCGCGATGAAGCAATATCCTGAGTGGGAGTTGTCGGTGCAGGTTTTCAGTGAAGACCAAGCCAGTAAATTTGATTTCGACGTGCTCGACCCGACCAAGCTAGTGCCCGAGGAGCTGGTGCCACTGACTCCGTTGGGCAAGATGGTCTTGGACCGCAACGTCGATAACTTTTTCTCGGAAACCGAACAGGTCGCGTTCTGTCCGTCACACGTTGTCCCCGGCATCGACTTTTCTAACGATCCTTTGCTGCAAGGACGATTGTTCTCCTACTTGGACACCCAGTTGTCGCGATTGGGCAGTCCCAACTTTCACCAGATTCCCGTGAACAAGCCGAAGTGTCCGTTTGCAAACTTCCAACGCGATGGACACATGCAAATGGATATCCCGCAGGGACGGGTCGCTAACGAACCGAACTCCCTCGACGACGGGACGCTACGCGAAGACCCACGGAACGGTTTTCAATCGCATCCAGCGGAAGAGGCGGGCGCGAAGTTGCGGATCCGTCCGGAAAGTTTTGCCGATCACTACACCCAGGCGCGGTTGTTCTACAAGTCGATGACGGAGCCGGAAAAACGCCACATCGCCGGCGGCTTCGGCTTTGAGTTAGGCAAATGCGAGAACGCTAAAATTCGCACTCGGATGCTTGGCCACTTGCAGAACGTCGACAAGGGTCTTGCCGACAAAGTTGCCGTGGCGCTTGGCATGCAAGGGCAAGCCGATTCGATCCAACCCGCCGTCAAGGTCGGCCAACCCGAGCCATCGCCCGCCTTGTCCCAGTATGCCAAAGCACCGAAGAGCTTGACGGGAAAGAAGATCGGTCTGCTGACGACCGACGGCGTCGACGCGAAGTTGTACAAAGCGTTACTCAAGGAAGCCAAAGCGGAAAAGGCGATCGTCGAAGTGATCACACCCACGATCGGCACGATCCAGGCTAGCAATGGCGACGAGATCAAGCCGGATCATTTTCTCTCCGGGGCCCCGTCGTGTCTATTCGACTGTGTCGTGATCGCTCCTTCGGAAGCCAACGCGTCGATGCTTTCTTCGGAAGCCGCCGCCGTCGATTTCATTCGCGATGCGTTTGCTCATCTGAAAGTGATCGGATTTACCGAGACTGCCAGCGATCTATTCCAACGCGCGAGCGTGGCAACGGACGCGGACGAAGGCTTGGTCGAACTGTCCGATGGCAAACCTCAGAAATTTGTGGACGTGGCGAAGCAGCATCGGATCTGGGATCGGGAACCCCAAGTGCGTTCGTTCTAGATCCAAACGACCGCTAGGAAAACGCACCGCATCGCCTATGATTTCCCGCTGGAATTTCATCTGACGGGCTGTGGATGCATGCCTTTTGAATGCGTCAGCAACCTGTGATCCACGGAGAAAGCGTGCATGGGACCGGTGCTTTGGAAGACAGCGGGCTTGCTTGTTTTGTCGAACGTCTTCATGACGTTCGCTTGGTACGCGCACTTGAAAAATCTTGAGAGTCGACCTTGGATGATCGCGGTCCTTGCGAGTTGGGGGATCGCGTTTTTCGAGTACCTGATTCAAGTTCCAGCGAATCGGCTTGGCTACACCCGATTGGACCTAGGCCAGTTGAAGATCTTGCAGGAAGTGATCACGTTGAGCGTGTTTGTTCCCTTTGCCATCTTCTACATGCATCAGCCGTTGAAATGGGATTACGTGTGGGCAGCACTCTGCATCCTCGCGGCGGTCTACTTTGTCTTCCGATCGGCGTCCTAATCGTTTGCGGTACGCAGACGGCCGTGGGAAGCCAGGTCCGCACCATCCTTCCTGGGACCGCATCCTAAATTGTTGTCCTCCACGTGCCCGGTTGGCAAAGAGGTGATGGTCGATATCGACGGATGGTTTGAGGGCACGTGGTGTCACCGGATTTGGAAACCCGCCTCCGAAGGGAGACGCGGCAGATTGTCGGTGCGATCGCTTCGTTGCACCAAGCGATCGCAAGTGGTATCGGGGAAAGCGAATCACCGCGAACGCGGCACGCGGTTGAGGTACACTAAGATCGCTCGTCTTTCAATTCGTATTCCCGTGTTCGGTCAGGGCATTGTGTCATGTCATCGTTGCGTTGGATCAGTGTTCTGCTGTGGTTGCTCGTCGGTCCCCTAGCAACTGCAGCACAGCCGAATATTTTGCTGGTGATGGCCGACGATTTGGGGTATTCCGATCTGGGATGTTACGGTAGCGAAATCGCAACGCCTCATCTCGACGGCTTGGCCGCGGGGGGCTTACGTTTCACCCAGTTCTACAATACCGGGCGATGTTGGCCGACGCGGGGATCTTTGCTGACCGGGTACTACGCACAACAAATCCGCCGCGATCAAGTGCCAGGGGTGCCAAGTGGGAATCGTGGTAAGCGACCCGCATGGGCGCCTCTGTTGCCTGAAATGCTGAAGCCGGCTGGCTATCGGTCCTATCACTCGGGGAAGTGGCACATCGATTCGATGCCGATCGCGTGCGGCTTCGATCGCTCGTATTACTTGAGCGATCAGGGTCGGTTTTTTAATCCGTTGGTGCATTACGAGGACGATGCCAAGCTGCCACCGGTTCCCAAGGGAACATCGTATTACGGAACGACGGCGATTGCCGATCATGCCATCGCATGTCTCCGACAGCACGCCCAGGATCATTCCGAAGCTCCTTTTTTCCACTACTTGGCCTTTACCGCCCCGCACTTCCCACTGCACGCGCTACCGGAAGACATCGCCAAGTATCGCGATCGTTATCGGTCCGGTTGGGAACAGGTGCGAGGCGAACGTCATTCCAAGCAGCGGCAGTTGGGCTTTCCGTCGATCGCGTTGTCGGAAGTCGAACCGGACGTGGGGCCGCCGTATCCGTTTCCCAAGGCGATGGAAACGCTCGGGGCGGGCGAAGTCAATCGTCCGTTGGCTTGGGACGCGTTGACCGAGCGACAGCAGGAATTTCAGGCGGATAAAATGGCCGTCCATGCGGCGATGATCGATCGGATCGATCAGGAATTGGGGCGAGTATTGGATCAGATT from Rosistilla carotiformis includes the following:
- a CDS encoding metal ABC transporter permease, encoding MNALQSLTWSLDGWIIVAGCLCALSAALLGNFLVLRKMSMLGDAITHAVLPGLAAAFLLSGNRSSIAMFVGAVIVGVLTALFSEWIRGFGKVDEGASMGVVFTSLFALGLVMIVQAADHVDLDPGCVLYGAIELTPLDLVRFGGLEVPRVVAVLSVVLCINIAFVALFYKELKLSSFDASLATALGFRASLIHYSLMTLVAITAVASFESVGNILVVAMFVVPPAAALMLTDRLSMVILLSSLIAIASGVLGHLSALVVPGWFGFRSTSTSGMMAVATGLLFVVAMLLGPRHGVLVKAVRRQMLSWRILAEDVLAVMFRMEEHRDHVVATEAQLGPRLMAGPFATALLLRMHQGRGNVQPIDAGYRLTKRGRTQARWLVRSHRLWEQYLVDEAGVDTDRLHAKADALEHVTDAVMGDKLNRETRDTKTDPHGSPIPPLEH
- a CDS encoding DUF1501 domain-containing protein; the encoded protein is MHSINRRESIFRLGTSLGSIAAAAVTFDDARGNGDAAAPLAPKAGHFPAKAKNCIFLMMEGGPSHIDTFDPKPALSKFHLKEFTRKGEQKSAMESGKRYYVESPFRFSKHGESGADMADNWTHLSKLADDLCFYRGCQVDSVNHPTAMYQMNCGNRFGGDPGLGAWVTYGLGSENQNLPGFLVLPEVSYPQGGAANWSNGYLPAFYQGTPLRPKGSPILDLQPPAGVSAARQRANLDFLNKLNADHAAKHPSHEDLNARIESYELAFRMQMEVPDAIDLSGEDAKTLDAYGIGGEATDAFGRKCLLARKMVEKGVRFVQLYNGTWDSHDYIERAHGNLVRGVDQPIAALIQDLKQRGLLESTLIVWCGEFGRTPDNGVRGGVAYGRDHNPNAMTIWMAGGGCNAGHTIGATDELGMTAVENVHHVRDFHCTLLRLLGLDDNKLTYYHAGRFKQLSQFGGKVIDALIA
- a CDS encoding class I SAM-dependent methyltransferase; the encoded protein is MTNPVACLPRHPRPNYWKRVIAVSREWMRNPAQVASVVPSFPFLTRQIAQRCCVHQARRIVDLGPGTGGTTQSLLDNASPHCRVLAIEKTAGFIDPLKSLGDPRLTVAEDDVVGLERILLMHEFSSPDLIVSGIPFSSIDAASASSIVRAIHRTLPVGGTFIAYQLRSHVATYAKPYFGAPTVEYVLLNLPPLRVFTWQKQE
- a CDS encoding SDR family oxidoreductase, which gives rise to MANKSKSQGESNDETQRPAQSQSHQPGDEHRMSPEPVSVREDYVGSDKLKGKVALITGGDSGIGRSVAILFAHEGANVAIVYLNEDQDAEETKRRVESAGGKCLLIAGDIGDQAFCEAAVAKTAKHFGRLDVLVNNAAEQHPQKELSAIKESQLIKTFRTNLFSMFYCCQAAVPHLRKHRGSSIINTTSVTAYRGSPGLLDYSATKGANVSFTRSLSQNLVDDGIRVNAVAPGPIWTPLIPATFPAEKVAKFGSDAPMGRAGQPFECGGCYVFLASDDASYMTGQVLHPNGGEIING
- a CDS encoding catalase, which gives rise to MAKKANRSSATDSNTGNGGELHQTSQGDGRLTTNQGVAVSDDQNTLAVGPRGPQLLEDFILREKITHFDHERIPERVVHARGYAAHGYFQCYESHGHLTKASFLQDPSVKTPVFCRFSTVAGSEGSHDTARDVRGFSVKFYTDQGNYDLVGNNIPVFFIQDAIKFPDLIHAVKPAPDRGFPQAQSAHDSFWDFVSLTPESMHMLMWIMSDRAIPRSFRMMEGFGVHTFRMINTEGQSNFVKFHWRPKLGTFSLIWDEAVKIGGADPDFHRRDLFNAIAMKQYPEWELSVQVFSEDQASKFDFDVLDPTKLVPEELVPLTPLGKMVLDRNVDNFFSETEQVAFCPSHVVPGIDFSNDPLLQGRLFSYLDTQLSRLGSPNFHQIPVNKPKCPFANFQRDGHMQMDIPQGRVANEPNSLDDGTLREDPRNGFQSHPAEEAGAKLRIRPESFADHYTQARLFYKSMTEPEKRHIAGGFGFELGKCENAKIRTRMLGHLQNVDKGLADKVAVALGMQGQADSIQPAVKVGQPEPSPALSQYAKAPKSLTGKKIGLLTTDGVDAKLYKALLKEAKAEKAIVEVITPTIGTIQASNGDEIKPDHFLSGAPSCLFDCVVIAPSEANASMLSSEAAAVDFIRDAFAHLKVIGFTETASDLFQRASVATDADEGLVELSDGKPQKFVDVAKQHRIWDREPQVRSF
- a CDS encoding DMT family protein; its protein translation is MGPVLWKTAGLLVLSNVFMTFAWYAHLKNLESRPWMIAVLASWGIAFFEYLIQVPANRLGYTRLDLGQLKILQEVITLSVFVPFAIFYMHQPLKWDYVWAALCILAAVYFVFRSAS
- a CDS encoding arylsulfatase; protein product: MSSLRWISVLLWLLVGPLATAAQPNILLVMADDLGYSDLGCYGSEIATPHLDGLAAGGLRFTQFYNTGRCWPTRGSLLTGYYAQQIRRDQVPGVPSGNRGKRPAWAPLLPEMLKPAGYRSYHSGKWHIDSMPIACGFDRSYYLSDQGRFFNPLVHYEDDAKLPPVPKGTSYYGTTAIADHAIACLRQHAQDHSEAPFFHYLAFTAPHFPLHALPEDIAKYRDRYRSGWEQVRGERHSKQRQLGFPSIALSEVEPDVGPPYPFPKAMETLGAGEVNRPLAWDALTERQQEFQADKMAVHAAMIDRIDQELGRVLDQIRAMDALEETLILFLSDNGASAEIMVRADGHDPQAAPGSADSYLCLGPGWSTVSNTPFRRHKTWVHEGGIATPLIVHWPRGIADGGTFRHTPGHVIDIVPTLLEIANVQAVASRHATTVPPPPGKSLLPILNSDQSLDRECLWWSHEGNRGLRKGDFKVVAAGKAGAWELYDLAKDRGEQNDLADRKPAVLQTMIALWEAKNQEFTTQARRP